The sequence AAAAAATTGGAAGAATTCACAGAAGGGGCGAAGGTAGAGACAGATATGGTTATTATTGAGCCAGAATTAGAAAAGATACCTGGTTTTCCATACGAGTTTCAGTCAGTTCAGGGTGCTACGAGGATGCTGATGGAATTAAAATACCAGTTTGATATATCTGATGGACTTGATGATATATCAAAATATAATGTGGTTGTGCTTCCTGATAATATTGTTATAAATGATAAACTGAAAGATAAACTTGAAAGACATCTGGAAAAAGGAGGGGTGCTTATAAGTTCTGCATACTCCTGCGTTGATAGAGACAAGAAAAAGTTTGTTCTTGATGAGTATAAAATCTCATTTGAAGGAGAAGAAGAAAATGACCCTTCCTTCTTTGTATTAGAAGATGATGTGTCAGAAGGGATGCCTCGTATGCCTGTAGCAATCTATCAAAGGGGTATCTCAATGAGAGTAAAAAAAGGGGGAAAGGTTCTTGCACGACATATAAAGCCATATTTTAATCTCCGTTCATGGGACTGGAAGCACGAAAATCTCTACACACCACCGGAAAAAGAGACAGGAAGGTCTGTACTTGTTAAGTGCGGGAATATCTTCCACTTCAGTTTCCCGATATTTAAGGGATACTTTAATGATGCTGTGGTCTGGTATAAAGTGCTTCTAAAAAACTGTATTGGACTGGTATATAAAGAACCATTGATTAAATACACTAACCTTCCTTCGTTTGCTCAGGTAACCCTCTCATCCCAGAAAAACAGAAGGATTGTTCACATACTTTCATACCTTCCTGAATTACGAGGAAACCAGATGCAAATAATAGAAGAGCCATTACTTTTAAAAGATGTTTGTATAGGAGTAAAACAGAAGAAAGGAGATAAGATTAGAAAAGTTTACTGTGTCCCTTCCTATCAGCAGGTAGAATTTGAAATTAAAGAAAACTATGTATGGTTTACAATACCAGAAATATCTGGCTATCAAATGATTATCATAGAATAAAAACAAGGGAGGATATTGTGAGTAAAAAGGTTTTTAGAATTTCGGATGCAGAGTTTAAAAGAAGGTGGGAGAAGGTTCAGAAGGGTGTAAGGGATAAAGGACTTGATTTAGTCATTGCTCACTCAGATGAGGCAGACCTTGCTAATGTCCGTTATCTCTCTGACTACTGGCCTATATTTGAATCCGCAGGTGTGATTGTTCCTGCAGAAGGAGAGCCAGCGTTACTGATAGGTCCTGAGAGTGAAACATTTGCAAGGGACACAAGCAGGATAAAGAAGATTTATAAACTTATTGAATACAGGGAGAGTGCTGAGCCAGATTATCCCAATATACAGGTAGATACATTCTCTTCTATCTTTAATGAGATGTTTGGTGGAAAGAAGGTAAAAAG comes from bacterium and encodes:
- a CDS encoding alpha-L-fucosidase translates to MDKWFAKRAVHLDFHTMPGVYDVGIDFDPEEFAETLKKSSVDYITVFARCNLGFAYYPTKIGIVHPGLKRIDLLGDMVSACHKKGIKIAAYFNAGLDHEHSLLHREWCKVNKNGQVVEVDKMGHFFRKMCLNTGYKEHLLGMVEEVLDMYPVDGIFLDCFSLSPCYGVECIEGMKKLGMDPFDEKKGWEFCWIITKRFGNEVKNLLKKKNRNIFLYLNGLPYRYQPTHIELEVLPTGGWGYDYLPFIIRYTRSLKKPYFTQTGRFHKSWGDFGGLRPYHSLLFDLYNSIANGGTCCVGDHMHPRGKLERHVYELIGRCYSEIKKLEEFTEGAKVETDMVIIEPELEKIPGFPYEFQSVQGATRMLMELKYQFDISDGLDDISKYNVVVLPDNIVINDKLKDKLERHLEKGGVLISSAYSCVDRDKKKFVLDEYKISFEGEEENDPSFFVLEDDVSEGMPRMPVAIYQRGISMRVKKGGKVLARHIKPYFNLRSWDWKHENLYTPPEKETGRSVLVKCGNIFHFSFPIFKGYFNDAVVWYKVLLKNCIGLVYKEPLIKYTNLPSFAQVTLSSQKNRRIVHILSYLPELRGNQMQIIEEPLLLKDVCIGVKQKKGDKIRKVYCVPSYQQVEFEIKENYVWFTIPEISGYQMIIIE